Below is a window of Leucoraja erinacea ecotype New England chromosome 11, Leri_hhj_1, whole genome shotgun sequence DNA.
TGTTATAGTAAGACAACTCTGAGGAAAAATATTAGTGCACGATTGCATGTTCTACTGTTGTATGGAACCAGTGTAATATCAAGGCCTCATTCCTCCTAAGCACCGTCACATTGATTCATCAAAGAAAAGAAGGGCTTGAAAGTTTCTAATCCTGGGAGTTCACTCTGCATCTGATTTTTGTATCTCACACTTTGGGGACATTTGGAATTTGATCCAAGTGTTGGCGTTTGGATTTGAACTATTGGTTTATGCAGCAAATCTCTTGAGATTTTCCCATAAATTCAGCCATTCACCTGGTACATCGCTTGCTGCTTCTGGGATAAAAACAATGACACTGTGTGGCATGGCAGTTGGTGAGGTTTTTTTCAGTGCAATTTTGTGATAAaggaataagattttttttttaatgacaattgatgcacacaaacacactaacCTCCACACAAATTACCTATTGCATCAATGCTTCACTCTTTTTTACAGATAAGGGGAATCTACAGTAAGGCTAAGTTGAGGGAGATATGGTGGGGCAGGAATTTGCTGTGCATTTATTTTGTATGATTTCCAAATTAGGAACATAATAACGGATGAGTACATAATATTGAACAACGTTATGAGACATTGCTtgataaaatatgaaataaatgtaaaataaatcatATTTATGTCCAAGTACTGTATAATATTGTTgtgaattttaaattgaattgattctatattcaatatattaTTGTTTAACATCAGCAAGCTACTGATGGCTCACAAACATCTTGCCTGCGTCACTTAAATATGATGCATTGTTTAGTTGAGCAGTAGGAGTTTTAGATGTAAAAAATCCCGTATTATTAAACCACTTTAACGGTGCAATATTACAACTTAGTTTCATCATTTGTGCGATTCCAATGCTGGGTCATGATGCTAGTGCTTGAAATGTGGCCAATTAGTAGGAAGCTGGAAAAAGTCGCAAGATTTTATCTGTtttcctccctcatctttccCTCGTTTATCCCCGTTGTCcttttccccttcctctctcatTTCCCGCCTCTCCCTCTCGtggctccctcctcccctcccatctggTTTACCCCACCTGTCCTCCTGTGTCTCTTTCTCTCATATTTTTCCTTTCCAATGGCTTTACCTGCCTCGATTAttctttctcccccttcccccttctaccTCTATGTCGGTAGGCCAATAGGGATCGGATGGCATTAGAGCTGTAACCTTCcctttgctcaaccagtgtctatGCCTGAATTTCTTCAGTCCAGCAAGATCCTGAGAACAAAACACCCCTTGCagaagagtcccgatccaaaatcTCATGTCATTGCCTATCGCCGATGTGGCCAGACCTGATgcgtttcaccagcactttgaatttgctcaagattccaacatctgcagtctcttatgtccgCTCCCTATCTTTTTCCTGATGCTTCATCTCTTCTGTCCTTACTCATTTGGACAATATTGAAACTAACTGACTGAAAAAAACTGACGTTTGGAAACACTGCAATGGTACATGGGTGAAAGAAAGCCTTGTTTAAAATATTACAATACCTcctttgtccattgtctatttagTACAGTTGGAAAATCGGGCATTCCAGTCTGTTTCAGTACAGCACAGCTTCAAGGGCAACTTGGAGCAAAAGAGCCAGCCATGCATACAACcagtaaaatattttattttatgttgctTAATAGAAGGATAGTTGTGGCAATGTGGTGGTGTACAATACGTTAATTTTCTTCAGGGATGTTTGTAGAATTTACTGCACAATAAGTGTGAATGCATGTTTGTATTCTCTTGCACAGAGAGAGCTGAGAACACATTCCCTTCATTGCTGTGTAATTCAGGGGGTGTGTATTTTACCCAGTTTCTTCcagtgatagagcagagttgAGTCTTTGTTGCTTCCATTATACTAAGCAGCTTGTTTCTTCTCTCCTAGTGTTGCCATCAAGCCATGTTCTTGGAGTCGTGAATGCCCATGGCTGCGGTCAACACTCTGCCTATCTAGTGATTCCAACAACCTGTATCCTTGTTTTCCCGTCAACAGCAAATGCAAAATGGGAAGCGTTGGTAGTCTGATGGCTGAAAAGCATGACCTCCCATGTGATAATGTGAAAAGTCGCCGAAATCGCAATGCGTGCAATCTCAGGCAGCCGGACGGGCTGTTTAAAAAGGGATTATCCCAAAGGGAGCTGTTGAACTATCTGAACAACACCAAAAAAGGAGCAAAGGCAGAGAAAAGGGTCGCATCTGGGAGCTCTTCCATGGAACGCTGCCGGAAAGATGGACAGTTTGAGATTTATGGAAAGGAAATTGATCTTACAAAGAATTCACTTCCTGTTGGAGGGAAATTTGAAAAGGTACTCTAAACCTAGGCCAGAAATGGCCAACTAAAATATGTTTGATGTAGTAAAATAGGATGGCATTTACTGAGCCCTTTTAGCAGATTGATAGACCTTTCTCATATAATGTATTTTATTTCCATCGTTCTGAATTCTTAATATTTCTCGATATATTTTGATTCTGTGTGAACATGGATAACTATAATATAGTCCACTGCGTTGCCATTGTTCAGGTGCCTCATTCCCTCTCCTACAGGAAACACGGGTGAACTCCCTTGGATCCATTTCAGGCCCCAATCTATTTCTTATTAACATGCTGCCACTTGTCAACATCACCCATAAACATGTCATCAGCATTTGCACAGATTCTTGTAATGTCTTTGCAAATGGATTCTGGAACAGCATGTATCATTTCTGATCAATATCACGTCATGCCATAATCTATTCATAAAAGTTGTGGTTTGTTTGTAAGGCAGAAAACTTTAGAGGACATTATATCCATGCATGCAAATGATATATATAAAGAAGATGCCACTAATGCCTTtacttctgaagatagacacaaaaagctggagtaactcagcgggacaggcagcatctctggagagaaggaatgagtgacgtttcgggtcaagacccttctcaagacccttcttcggaacttCACCACAGCTTCTCATGGTCTTTCCATCATCTCTGTGTTGTCGTTGTTGAGTTTAGCGATAaagtatggaaacgggccctttggtccacactggcatccatcacccattcacactggttctatattcTCCCAATccatacacattaggggcaatatgCAGCGGCCAATTAGCTTAAAAaattgcacgtctttgagatgtgggaggaaactggaacattcgGAGGAAatacatgcagtcacagggagaaagtgcaaactccacacagagagcactcaaagttaggatcgaacccaggtctctggcgccgtgaagtAGCAACTCTAGgagctgtgccaatgtgctgcTTGTTTGATATTCAGTTATGAATGGACTTGCATTTCTTCCAACTAAAAATTGGGAAGAGCAAAATAATTGTCTTCTGTCTCAATCAGACCTCTCTCTTAGAATTGGCAGACATTCATCCAAACTGCTCATTCGTCAAATATCACATTTGCTGCTGAGATGAGTTTTGGACTGGTCAGACAACATTTGGAATATAGTGAGCAGTTTTGAGcctcgtatctgaggaaggatgtgctggcagttgagagggtccagaggagttgtACGAGAATGATCCAGGGGCTGATTGGGCTAATGTattatgagcatttgatggctctgaGCCTGCACTCGTTGACGTTTTGAAAGAtgagtgggacctcattgaaacttactgaatagtgagaggctggatagagtggatgtggagaggatagtaGGAGAgttaagaaccagagggcactgtctcagaacaaaaggacatacctttagaaaggagacaaggaatttctttagtcggagggtggtgagtctgtggaatttgttgccacagatggctgtggaggccaggtcattgggtactttaaaagtggagattgacagattcttgattagtaagggtgttaagggttatgggaagaagatggagatggagaatggaggttgagagggacagatagattagctgtgattgaatgacagagtagacactacaaatgcctccacaatctctaaaacaACCCCTTTCAGAACCTTggggtgtagtccatctggtccaagTGACTTGTACATCTTcaaacctttcagcttcccaagcacctgctCCTTGGTAATGGcaacccctcctccacccttctatGACAGACAGGAAAAGAAAGTAAAGGGACAAATTGCCACTTTGGCTTCATGGATGTGGCAAGGACTCTTTCCGGAGCTCTGACAGATGGTCTTTAACCTGAAGTGTTACATCTTTTCTCATTTTCCAAGGTCGCTGCCTAACCTGCATATGTCCAGCGATCTCCATTTATTTCAGCATTAACCTCTTACTTACCTCACTGTTGCCTCAAAAACAACACTTTTGTGACCGAAAGCAGTTTTGATCTGATATTTTAAGGTTGGTAGCTGTGAGAAATAGATGTCACCATGGTGCACATGCCCCATTCACTGAGGATCAGTGAAGAGAAGAACCTTATGTAAAATTACTTACAAGAACTGCATGAATTTCAATTGAAGTGCTTGTCAATTGGTgcctagattagtttagagatgctgtgtgcagtcagcccaccaagtccgcgccaaccattgAGCAGTCGCACACAAGTTACTTGTTATCCTACTCCCAATtgacccaccagggacaatttacagaagtcgattaacctacaaacctgcacgtctttggagtatgagaggacaaccggagcacccggagaaaatccatgcagtcacagggcgatcatacaaacaccacacagacagcttctgtagtcacgattgaaccctaTGGCACTGAAACAACATCTCTACCACTGCCACTTAAGATGTATTTCTTAAACTTCAATATTAGGATTGAGACAAGTCAATATTTAGTCTTTGCTCTGCCTGATTCTGTGTGAGAATTTACCTCACTTGAGAATATTCACTTTCGATTATTATTCTTTGGGAACTTTAATTAAAACAAGTTTTATCAAGTGAATGATTGTACTGTCAAAAGCAGCTGTACTATGGTGAAGCATGTCACAAATTGTTTTAAGCCCAGTCCAAACAATAGTGATTGGGGTGTTTAAATGTAAGAATCCAAAATTAATTAGCTTAATATATAAACTTGGTATCCTCTCTGGCTTGTTCATGGAGTCAGGcagatggaaataggcctttcaggacaacttgcccatgccaatcaagatgctccaaccaagctagtcccattcaccCATGCCCTTTACTCATTCCTAACCAGGtaattgtccaaatgtcttaagcgTGATGgcacctgcctcaaatacttaatttagcagattgttccatatgcccacaccatccgtgtgaaaatgttgcacctcagatttctattacatTTTGTCCCATCTCACAAACCTACACACTCTAATTCTATTATTCTCTAATCTACTCTGGTGAAAATGACTCccctaaaagatcacccctcagcctcctgggcATAGCCTAgccaacctttctctataactcaaaccctcaagtgctggcaacatcttcataaatcttctctcaaCTCTTTTTTTTGTTGCTTAATCGCATTTGTCCTATACCAGGGTAACCATAACAACATTAAACAtgacattccaaatgcagcctccccAACATCTAGTACAACTGTAACCTACCATCCCAACTCAATTCCATGACTGATGAATGCCAGTGCATCACTCTgtttacctgtgacaccactttcagggacatTTGTACTTCTATCCCTAGATTTTCTATTTTACAATACTGTCCCAGGCCCTATCATTCATTGTGAAGATCCTTCCCTAGTTtagcttcccaaaatgcaaccacTCATTTATCTGAAGTaaattccattagccattctttAGCCCATTGCCCTGCTTATCAAGATCATGTTGCATTTCttgataaccattttcactgCCATCCTCTTAAATAAGATCTGCTAGAGCAACCTCATGTCCCCTTTTGGCCCTCCTGAATTCCTCCTTAAGCATGTACATCTGTTCCCAATACTCTAGGTGTACACTTGATCCAAGCTTCCTCTACCTGAATCTATGCCtcttaacatctccaagtttgcagatgacacaaagctgagtggcagtgtgagctgcggggaggatgctatgaggctggagggtgacttggataggttatccactttggtggcaagaacaagaaggcagattattatctgaatggtgtcagattaggaaaagacggaggtgcatcgagacctgggtgttcttgtacatcatataaccatataacaattacagcacggaaacaggccatctcggccctacaagtccgtgccaaacaacttttttcctttagtcccacctgcctgcactcataccataaccctccattcccttctcatccatatgcctatccaatttatttttaaattataccaacgaacctgccgccaccacttccactggaagctcattccacaccgctaccactctctgagtaaagaagttccccctcatgttacccctaatcagtcactgaaaataagcatgcaggttcagcaggcagcgaaggaagcaaatggcatgttggccttcattgtgagaggatttgagtacaggagcaaggaggttctactgcagttgtacagggccctggtgcaaccacacctggagtattgtgtgcagttttggtctcctaatttgaggaaggacattattgctattgagggagagcagcgtagattcaccaggttaattcctaggatggtgggactgacatatgataaaataATGGATCGATTGGGCTTATTTTCACTGGATTTTCTAGGCTTATTTTCACTGGATGCAATGGgattttatagaaatatataccaTTCTGAAGGGATTGgccaggccagatgcaggaaaaatgttccccatgttgggggagcccagaaccagggctcacagtttaagaataaggggtaggccatttaggtctgagatgaggaaaaacgttttcacccagagagttgtaaacctatggaattctctgccacataaggcagtggaggcaagttttcaagagagagttggatgtagctcttcgggctaacggaatcaagggatatggggagaaagcaggaacagggtactgattctggatgatcagccatgatcatattgaatggcggcgctggcccgaagggccaaatggcctactcctgaacctattttctatgtttctatgttttcctgaTTGGGTCTCAATTTTTCTCATCATCCAGTATTCCTTACTCCTATCTGCTTTGCCCTTCCCTCTTAAAGGAACATGCATATCTTGAACTCTCACCCTTAGAAACTCATACCACTTTCTAGATATCCCTTTGCCTACAACCCAAAAGTTGATTAAACTTTTACAAGTTCTTGTCTATTACCATTAAAGTTGGCCTTTCTGTaatttagaactttaacttgtgAACCAGCCCTATCTATATCCATAAATATTTTAAAGGCAATTTGTGGTTGCTGGTCCCAAAGTGCCACTGACACTTTAGTCACTTGTCCTAACCAATTCCTTAAGAGTAGGTCAAGCTTTGCCTGaggaactttcctgaacacacttGACAGATTCCATCCCATCCAAACCATTGGCACTATGGCAGTCCCAGTTAATGTATTGGAAAAGCTAAAATTCTCTAATATGACCCAATGAGTCTTGCAGCTGGCTGCAGTCTCCCTCCATATTTGTTCCTCTCATTCATATTGCCTATTTAGGGGCCTATAGTACAATGCCAACAAGATGATTGCCACctgtttatttctcagctccaccaatACAGCCTCACTGGATGATGTCTCAGTAATGTCATCTTGGTCTACTGgcatgatgttgtgtttaatcaATAATTCAACTACTTTTTTTACTCCTGCCTCTACGTGACCTCAGGCCTGTGTAATGTATTGTGAATACCAAGAAAGGAAGAAATAAAAGGCTGGAACTAATCTTTGCCTTTCACTTGATAAAGACATTGTAAAATCTTTTCAGAAAATACAAATTCTTATGACTAATGGGTTTATGAACTTAGTCCATTTCACAGCAAATAATTGCAAACTGTATTTATAATCTACATTaattaatcataaattttacatcCTTCCATCTTCTCCCCCTCACCAAACCCTTCCCACTCCACAGTCACGATTCCGACCCTCTGCATTTAAACCAGTGGTGCCAAAGAATTTCAGTTCAATGCAGAATCTTTATCCACAACAGTCGAAGGAGATGAGTGACAGCACAGCCAGCCTCAATGACTTCAGCAAGACGGACCACTCACCACTGAGGAATGGCGCTGAAAAGCAGGATTATTTCAGGACAGCCAGTCAAGAAGAAGGCCTGTCTGACTCTGGGCGGAACTCCATGACCAGTCTCCCACCCTGTGGAACAGGGCTGAAGCACCATGTAGGGCAAATAAGCTCCTCCATGGGCCAAATCAACCACATTGGCTCAAATTGCATTGATGGGGGATCCAAGGAAATTTCAAGCTCTGACAGTGGCCGCTTCTCGTACAAGAGTATGGCGGTCCTGAGAGGGCTGAACACCCAGGGCAACATGTCCCCCTCCTGCGAGCTTTCGCGATCGATGGAAGACGTCGTCAGAGAACTGGAAGACCGACTTCACGAGAGGGAAGTGGAGCTGAAGCATGTGAGAAGGAATCTGAATGAGAGCGAGGACGCCATTGCGCAGGTGTTTGAGGATAAACAAAGGCTGTGggagaaggagatggaagagCTCAAGCGGATCTATGCCAGCAAGCTGCGCCAGGTGACCCAGCAAGCCCAGCACACCCAGCGCACTCTACAGCTGCAGGTCTTCAAGATGCAGCAGGAGAAGAGGAAGCTGCAGGAGGATTTTGACAAGTTGTTGCTGGAATGTGAGCAGCTCAAAAGCTGCTGTACATCTTACCGACAGGAGCAAGACGACTTAACCCCAAGGCTAGAGGAAACCAAATGGGAGGTATGATTATTTATGTTTGATATTATCTTGCCATTTGCTTGTTAGCATCTTTCAAGTAAAAAAAACATGGAGCTACAAACCATAGAGTAATATTTCCCTTGTTAATGATGTTGGTTTCTCTATAAAGTGAGAAACCCTGTTGCATTTTCCTGTTTTGTTTTTCACTCGTGAATTGAGGAAGAATTAGCTAATGCAAGAGTTAGCTTTAATTGTTCAGTACAACAAATGTTGTATTCAGCACAACAATGTTATACATCCATTGTATAACCTAATCCTTAGATGCTACACAAAGTACATTTTATCAAACGCCTGCTGCTAAATGTGATTGGGTTTCTGGTGCATCAcctgcatacctccagatttgtGTTTGTGGATTCTCTGTTCTGCTTTGGTGCAGACAGAACTTCCCAGTTCCCAGCTCACACCTATGC
It encodes the following:
- the n4bp3 gene encoding NEDD4-binding protein 3-A, whose protein sequence is MGSVGSLMAEKHDLPCDNVKSRRNRNACNLRQPDGLFKKGLSQRELLNYLNNTKKGAKAEKRVASGSSSMERCRKDGQFEIYGKEIDLTKNSLPVGGKFEKSRFRPSAFKPVVPKNFSSMQNLYPQQSKEMSDSTASLNDFSKTDHSPLRNGAEKQDYFRTASQEEGLSDSGRNSMTSLPPCGTGLKHHVGQISSSMGQINHIGSNCIDGGSKEISSSDSGRFSYKSMAVLRGLNTQGNMSPSCELSRSMEDVVRELEDRLHEREVELKHVRRNLNESEDAIAQVFEDKQRLWEKEMEELKRIYASKLRQVTQQAQHTQRTLQLQVFKMQQEKRKLQEDFDKLLLECEQLKSCCTSYRQEQDDLTPRLEETKWEVCQKAGEIALLKQQLRDSQAEVAEKLGELFNLKALLQEVQVELCTKDEQVLLLKNSVQERPKQLAKNTDSLQQQDPTSFQDASQRRVDAPEEMKGLFSRETDDLKSRGFHEDITQGLVLQVERLKAELLLERRQSEAQAASFEVERNIWQDEKEKVIQYQKQLQSNYLEMYQRNQALEQEVEEIAAKAELTETDAKQNLPWIERIESSEI